The Nitrososphaerota archaeon genome has a segment encoding these proteins:
- a CDS encoding YHS domain-containing protein, which translates to MEKDPVCGMMVDSKRTKFTSVHDGHTFYFCSATCKATFDKNPHAYGHPKWGFSK; encoded by the coding sequence ATGGAGAAAGACCCTGTCTGTGGCATGATGGTCGATTCTAAAAGAACAAAGTTTACTTCAGTACACGACGGACACACATTTTACTTCTGCTCTGCTACTTGCAAAGCAACATTTGACAAGAATCCTCATGCGTATGGACATCCAAAGTGGGGCTTCAGTAAGTAA